The Nitrospira sp. genomic sequence ACACTACCACCTGGCCCGACGCAGAACACGCAGCAAATCTGGCCCCATCGGATGCGAATGCCACGCGATGGACATAGTCCCCAAGCATGGCTTGCCCGATCGAACTGAGCCTAACCGCCGCTTGGCGCTTGGCTAGACGAGGCACGATCGGAACCCCTTCGTCAGCGCATCCCGATCCAAGTCTTTCCCGATGAACACCAGCTGGTTATTGCGGACTTCACCGGATTTCCAGGCACGGTCCGCCTTCCCGTCGAACAGCATGTGCACGCCCTGGAACACAAACCGATGGTCACGGCCTTTCACGTTGAGAATGCCCTTCATCCGATAGATCTTCGTCCCCATCGTACTTAGCACTTCGCGGAACCAGTCGTTCACTTTCCCCTCATCGACCAGTCCATCCTCAACGAGGGCCACGGAAAACACATTGGGATCATGCTGGTGCGCCTCTTCTCCAAGGAAGTTGGGGTCGATTTCAAGCTTACGACTTAAGTCAAATGCGCCGATATTGAGCAACCGGGCGATCTCGATCCGGGCATCTTTCGTCCGGTGAATCTTGGCCATCACATTGATGCCCCGAATACGTGCTTCCAACTTGTCGACTTCGCCGGACGGGACGAGATCGATCTTGTTTAACAAGATGACATCGGCAAACGCGATTTGCTCCTTGGCCTCTGGACTTGTGTCGAGATGCTCCCAAATATGTTTGGAATCGACGACGGTCACGATGCCGTCGAGCAACAGCCTCCGCTTCATCTCATCATCGACGAAGAATGTCTGTGCAACCGGCGCAGGATCGGCCAACCCTGTTGTCTCAATCACCATGTAGTCAAATCGATCTTTTCGCTTGAGAAGATTCCCGATGATCCTGATCAAATCGCCACGCACGGTGCAGCAAATACAGCCGTTGTTCATCTCAAAGATCTCTTCATCTGCCCCGATGACGAGCTGATTGTCGATTCCGACCTCACCAAACTCGTTGACGATGACCGCCACACGTTTGCCGTGCTCGGTCGTCAAGATACGATTGAGTAACGTCGTCTTTCCGGCTCCCAGAAATCCCGTCAAGACCGTCACCGGCACCGGAGCCATCAGGTCAGCCGTAGTCGCCATGCGCGCCTCCTCTTAAGACTGAATTGAGAAACCACTTTGGCACCTTCGTTGGGAGAAGATCGGATGCCGTTCTTCTGGATAGAGAAGAACGTCCGCCCTCTTGAGTGTCGGATTCCGAGTGGCGGAACGCGACATCAACCCGATCTTCCCCGCACAAGGTGCAGAAAGACACACTCTAGGTACAGACGTCCTACTCCGAGTGTTCGCGGGACGTGTCGGCCGCGAAGGTGTGTTCCAGCAGCAATGGCTGGAGCGCCAACACCAACAACACGTAGCCGACGACGAGAGCCCACCGGCTCACCGTCCTGAGGCAGGCCGTTACCGGCATTGGGGGCACCATCCAAAAAACTCTAAGGCATGTCCATCTACGGAGAACCGAGTTTGTTCTTCTACGAGCTTTGTCAGCTTCTCCAATGGGCAGAGCATCAGATCGACGATCTTGCCGCAACTACGGCACTGAATATGATGGTGGTGCGCTCGGCCATGAACCACCTCATACCGCATCTGCCCTTCATGAAACCCGACGGGATTCACCAAACCAAGCTCTTGGAGCATGGCCAGGTTACGGTAAACCGTCACAAGATCGACACTGGTTTTGGCCTTAACCACACCCGCGTGCACCTCGGCCACTGTAACAGGGAATGCATTGCGCTCGAGAACGGCGAGAATGGCCTTTCTGGCCTTCGTCAGCTTCTTCCCGCCAGCCTTGAGACTCTTCGCGATCGCAGCTTCCACGGGACCTCATATATGCAACTAAATTGCAATTACCAGTTCGGGCCGTCACATGTCAAGCCACGGCCCCTGCACCTACTACGAACAAGAAAAGGTTACACTTTCGGTTACACTAGCGGAGTAAAGTTGGCAGCGGGGCGGTTCTATCAACCTCGAACCTGTTGAAAAAACAGCATGTTTTCTGGAGCCGGCGACTGGAATCGAACCAGCGACCTGCGGTTTACGAAACCGCTGCTCTGCCAACTGAGCTACGCCGGCATGCACAAGGACGGTAGCGGCAGGTAAAGTGCGGCCATCATACGCAGGATACGCGCAACCTGTCAACGAGAGCCGCCCGTAGACTATCAGCGCCTCGCCGCATTCCGCTGGCTGGCATATTCACGGATTTTGATCGAGGTGCCCAGTTGACTCTTCACACCCTGCGCGAGCACCAGGGCCGCTTCGTTGACGATCTCCGCCAGACCCCGGACATCGCAATTCTGACGTGAGGAGTCGACGCTTCCCTTCCATTCCGTCTTGATGCCTTTTGTATAGATCACCGCTCCGGCAGCATCCTGAAACGTCACGGTCGCTCCCAACTCAATAGTCACGTCATGACTCTTATCCGCCTGACGGGGAATCAGAAGTCTCACATTCTGCAATCCTATGGTGACCGAAACCGTGCCGTCCGTCTTTCCCTTGAGCTGCTCCGGATC encodes the following:
- a CDS encoding GTP-binding protein produces the protein MAPVPVTVLTGFLGAGKTTLLNRILTTEHGKRVAVIVNEFGEVGIDNQLVIGADEEIFEMNNGCICCTVRGDLIRIIGNLLKRKDRFDYMVIETTGLADPAPVAQTFFVDDEMKRRLLLDGIVTVVDSKHIWEHLDTSPEAKEQIAFADVILLNKIDLVPSGEVDKLEARIRGINVMAKIHRTKDARIEIARLLNIGAFDLSRKLEIDPNFLGEEAHQHDPNVFSVALVEDGLVDEGKVNDWFREVLSTMGTKIYRMKGILNVKGRDHRFVFQGVHMLFDGKADRAWKSGEVRNNQLVFIGKDLDRDALTKGFRSCLV
- a CDS encoding transcriptional repressor, with the translated sequence MEAAIAKSLKAGGKKLTKARKAILAVLERNAFPVTVAEVHAGVVKAKTSVDLVTVYRNLAMLQELGLVNPVGFHEGQMRYEVVHGRAHHHHIQCRSCGKIVDLMLCPLEKLTKLVEEQTRFSVDGHALEFFGWCPQCR